The Candidatus Thermoplasmatota archaeon genome window below encodes:
- a CDS encoding ABC transporter permease subunit gives MSMNERMEMVKFTAKQIFLSRRTAVLMVLSFFPLVIIGVWMYQPDESASEFFSGVFLAIFLQFILLIIALLCGTALINSEIADKTISYLSTRSLRREELFLYRYLGSIPVGFLIIAVPIAVCLTVLDIHTGSLDTLEHLPDYCTIILLGVVVYSSFFAFLGVAIKRPLMVGLLFAFFWEILLANLPGKIPYMTLMFYLRSMSHHMADTPWPHQIEAFSTGMSALVLLGTAAVFLFLSIVIFRSKDLVE, from the coding sequence ATGAGTATGAACGAGAGAATGGAAATGGTCAAATTTACGGCAAAGCAGATATTTTTGTCAAGAAGAACAGCTGTGCTCATGGTTCTTTCGTTTTTCCCGCTTGTTATCATCGGCGTGTGGATGTACCAGCCTGACGAGAGTGCATCAGAATTCTTCTCAGGTGTTTTTCTTGCCATCTTCCTTCAATTCATTTTGCTTATTATCGCCCTGCTTTGCGGGACAGCTCTCATAAATAGTGAAATTGCCGATAAAACTATCAGCTACCTGTCAACAAGGTCGTTGCGACGGGAGGAACTTTTCCTGTATCGCTACCTGGGCTCAATCCCTGTAGGTTTTCTCATCATCGCTGTTCCGATTGCCGTCTGCCTGACTGTGCTCGATATTCATACTGGCAGCTTGGACACCCTCGAACATTTGCCCGACTATTGCACCATCATACTGCTCGGCGTTGTGGTCTACAGTTCATTCTTTGCCTTTCTGGGCGTTGCGATAAAGCGACCTTTGATGGTCGGTCTTTTGTTCGCATTTTTCTGGGAAATCCTGCTGGCAAACCTGCCGGGGAAGATACCATACATGACCCTGATGTTTTATCTCCGTTCAATGTCTCACCACATGGCAGATACTCCGTGGCCTCACCAGATTGAAGCGTTCAGCACCGGCATGTCTGCTCTGGTCCTGTTGGGCACAGCAGCTGTCTTTCTTTTCCTCAGCATTGTCATATTCCGCAGTAAAGATTTGGTGGAGTAA